From a single Bacillus gobiensis genomic region:
- the mmuM gene encoding homocysteine S-methyltransferase, which produces MDDNRIQQMIKQFQVVLLDGAMATEIEKKGLDIKDDLWSAKAIIDTPDLIKEVHLDYFKAGADIATTNTYQANIEGFKKHGWTDEDARHLMTKAVLLAKEARDEFWTSLTKQEKLARPYPLVAGSIGPYGAFLADGSEYTGKYDLSIEEFQQFHLSRMKLLKEAGIDIFAFETIPHFHESMALAQLLETAFPDTSAWISFSIANDQQLCDGTALDEAASYFNQHSNICAIGVNCTSVSRIPKVISNLKNVTTKPIIIYPNSGEQYDPQTKSWSKEQQYENFGVISKDWYKNGASLIGGCCRTTPKDIRHIKEWARDKNMGDGSNNKLKFL; this is translated from the coding sequence ATGGACGATAATCGAATTCAACAAATGATTAAACAATTTCAAGTCGTATTATTAGATGGAGCAATGGCAACAGAAATTGAGAAAAAAGGTCTGGATATTAAAGATGATTTATGGTCTGCCAAAGCCATTATCGATACACCCGATTTAATTAAGGAAGTCCACCTTGACTATTTTAAAGCCGGAGCAGATATCGCAACGACAAACACTTATCAGGCCAACATCGAAGGGTTTAAAAAACATGGATGGACCGATGAAGACGCGAGGCACCTTATGACAAAAGCTGTATTGCTGGCGAAAGAGGCACGTGATGAATTCTGGACAAGCCTGACGAAACAAGAGAAGCTAGCAAGACCTTATCCATTAGTTGCCGGCAGCATCGGCCCGTACGGAGCATTTCTTGCAGACGGCTCGGAGTATACAGGAAAATATGATTTATCCATAGAAGAGTTTCAGCAATTTCATTTATCTCGAATGAAGTTATTAAAAGAGGCTGGGATTGATATATTTGCTTTTGAAACCATTCCCCATTTTCACGAAAGCATGGCTCTTGCCCAGTTACTTGAAACAGCTTTTCCGGACACCTCAGCATGGATTTCGTTCAGTATTGCAAATGATCAGCAACTTTGCGATGGAACTGCACTGGATGAGGCTGCGTCTTATTTTAATCAACATTCTAATATTTGTGCAATCGGCGTTAATTGTACTTCAGTCTCGCGTATTCCAAAGGTGATATCAAACCTGAAAAATGTGACGACGAAACCAATCATTATTTATCCGAATTCAGGTGAACAATATGACCCTCAAACAAAATCGTGGTCTAAGGAACAACAGTATGAAAATTTCGGCGTTATTTCAAAGGACTGGTATAAAAATGGAGCAAGTTTAATAGGCG
- a CDS encoding GntR family transcriptional regulator encodes MKKVYQSLKDHVYDYIATEIQNGTLLPNHKINEVELSKKLEVSRTPVREALIQLASENYLEYLPRRGFIVKELDTKKKLDVFKVVSVLDALAATLSLEQITENDIKEMEEYTNKIDIAISEKNYSDYQKYQKEFHNVYLKKCNNSTLTDILASLQNSFVRQVYSSDDEGKLFSVSKQMNEDHREIIMHFKKQDGNQLEHLIKKHWEIKHKDMI; translated from the coding sequence ATTAAAAAGGTATATCAATCATTAAAAGACCATGTTTATGACTACATCGCCACTGAAATCCAAAATGGCACTTTACTTCCTAACCATAAAATTAATGAGGTTGAATTAAGCAAAAAATTAGAAGTCAGCCGAACCCCTGTGAGAGAGGCTTTGATCCAATTAGCTTCAGAGAATTATCTCGAGTATCTTCCCAGAAGAGGATTTATTGTAAAAGAACTTGATACAAAAAAGAAGCTCGATGTATTTAAAGTCGTCAGCGTACTGGATGCTTTAGCAGCTACCTTATCTTTGGAGCAAATTACGGAGAACGATATCAAAGAAATGGAAGAGTACACAAATAAAATAGACATTGCTATTTCAGAAAAAAACTATTCGGACTATCAAAAATATCAAAAAGAGTTCCATAATGTTTATCTTAAAAAATGCAACAATTCAACCCTTACAGATATTTTGGCGAGTTTGCAAAATAGTTTTGTCAGACAAGTTTATTCAAGCGATGATGAAGGCAAACTTTTTTCCGTGTCAAAGCAAATGAATGAGGATCATAGAGAAATCATCATGCATTTTAAAAAGCAAGATGGAAATCAATTAGAGCATCTGATTAAGAAGCATTGGGAAATTAAACATAAAGACATGATTTAG